The following are encoded together in the Hoplias malabaricus isolate fHopMal1 chromosome 3, fHopMal1.hap1, whole genome shotgun sequence genome:
- the mbtd1 gene encoding MBT domain-containing protein 1 isoform X3, which yields MEDARDLVRAERSSRTERKRRDSFGMFDGYESSEESSSSTSSEDSEDEVRSIPPSLPIIKNNGQVYTYPDGKAGMATCEMCGMVGVRDAFYSKTKRFCSVSCSRSYSSNSKKASILARLQGKPPTKKSKILQKQPLMAKLAAYAQYQANQQNQSKSKSVVPVEDFDWGRYICSNNLFGAPVSCFKHIPIGAFWSDVTEGVRVEVLNSDTHLSTKVYWIAGIVKLAGFRALIRYEGFDNDSSHDFWSNLCVPEIHPVGWCASNGKPLVPPKSIQHKYANWKAFLVKRLTGVKTLPPDFATKVQETMQYPFKKHMRVEVVDKTHLCRTRVALVEQVIGGRLRLVYEESQDGTDDFWCHMYSPLIHCIGWSRSIGHRFKRSDVSKKIDGLMDAPAQLFLKVKDVDQSGDWYKDGMKLEAIDPLNLSAICVATVRKVLADGYLMIGIDGSEAADGSDWFCYHSTSPSIFPAGFCEINSIELTPPRGYTKLPFRWFDYLRETGSIAAPVKLFNKEVPNHGFRDGMKLEAVDLMEPRLVCVATVTRIVHRLLRIHFDGWEDEYDQWVDCESPDLYPVGWCQLTGYQLQPPAAQTTRETPPNVTKQKKKAQQYKGQKKKASLQLKEETPEVDEFTFSQGISDQESNGSGGYYIKQEP from the exons ATGGAAGACGCTCGGGATttggtgaga GCGGAGCGCAGTTCGCGCACAGAGCGAAAGAGGAGAGACTCATTCGGGATGTTTGATGGCTATGAGAGCAGTGAGGAGTCGAGCAGCAGCACCAGCTCAGAGGACAGCGAAGATGAAGTGCGCAGTATCCCTCCAAGCCTGCCCATCATCAAGAACAATGGACAGGTGTACACTTATCCAGATGGAAAAGCTGGCATGG CAACTTGTGAGATGTGTGGAATGGTTGGAGTACGAGATGCTTTTTACTCAAAAACAAAGAGGTTCTGTAGTGTTTCCTGCTCCAGAAGCTATTCCTCCAATTCTAAAAAAGCCAGCATACTGGCAAGACTTCAG GGTAAACCACCAACGAAAAAGTCTAAAATCTTACAGAAACAGCCCCTAATGGCAAAATTGGCAGCTTATGCACAGTATCAAGCAAATCAGCAGAACCAGTCTAAATCAAAATCAG TGGTTCCTGTTGAGGACTTTGACTGGGGTAGATACATTTGTAGCAATAACCTATTTGGAGCACCAGTAAGTTGTTTTAAGCAT ATACCCATAGGTGCTTTTTGgagtgatgtcactgagggtgtGAGGGTTGAGGTCCTCAATTCTGACACACACCTATCCACCAAAGTTTACTGGATAGCAGGGATTGTTAAATTGGCAG GTTTTCGAGCACTTATACGTTATGAGGGATTTGATAATGACTCAAGCCATGACTTCTGGTCTAACTTATGTGTACCAGAAATCCATCCTGTTGGATGGTGTGCCTCAAATGGAAAACCCCTGGTACCTCCCAAAT CTATCCAACACAAGTACGCTAACTGGAAAGCATTTCTTGTGAAGCGACTCACTGGAGTGAAAACTCTCCCACCTGATTTTGCTACAAAG GTGCAGGAGACCATGCAGTACCCTTTTAAGAAGCATATGCGAGTGGAAGTGGTGGACAAGACTCACCTGTGCCGGACACGCGTGGCGCTGGTGGAACAGGTGATTGGAGGCCGCTTGCGACTTGTTTATGAAGAGAGTCAGGATGGCACAGATGACTTCTGGTGTCACATGTACAGCCCACTCATCCATTGTATTGGCTGGTCGAGGAGTATTGGACACCGCTTTAAAAGATCTG atgTCTCAAAGAAAATCGATGGTCTGATGGATGCCCCTGCCCAGTTATTTTTGAAG GTGAAGGATGTGGACCAGAGTGGAGACTGGTATAAAGATGGCATGAAGTTAGAAGCAATAGACCCTCTCAATCTTTCAGCTATATGTGTTGCTACTGTAAGAAAG GTTTTGGCAGACGGTTACCTCATGATTGGGATTGATGGCTCAGAGGCAGCAGATGGGTCTGATTGGTTCTGCTATCACTCCACCTCGCCTTCTATTTTCCCTGCAGGCTTCTGTGAAATCAACAGCATTGAGCTCACACCCCCAAGAG GGTACACCAAACTGCCATTCAGATGGTTTGACTACCTCAGAGAAACTGGCTCAATAGCAGCCCCTGTGAAGCTCTTTAACAAA GAAGTCCCAAATCATGGTTTTCGTGACGGGATGAAGCTGGAGGCAGTAGACCTGATGGAGCCACGCTTGGTGTGTGTAGCCACTGTTACCAGGATTGTTCACAGACTCTTGCGCATCCATTTTGATGGCTGGGAGGATGAATATGACCAGTGGGTGGACTGTGAGTCTCCAGACCTTTACCCAGTGGGCTGGTGTCAACTCACTGGCTACCAGCTACAGCCGCCTGCTGCACAGA CCACAAGAGAAACACCTCCTAATGTGACAAAGCAGAAAAAGAAAGCTCAGCAGTATAAAGGACAAAAGAAAA aGGCCTCGCTGCAGCTAAAGGAAGAGACTCCAGAGGTGGATGAGTTCACCTTCTCGCAGGGCATTTCGGACCAAGAGAGCAACGGCTCTGGCGGTTATTACATCAAACAAGAGCCATGA
- the mbtd1 gene encoding MBT domain-containing protein 1 isoform X1, producing MEDARDLVRAERSSRTERKRRDSFGMFDGYESSEESSSSTSSEDSEDEVRSIPPSLPIIKNNGQVYTYPDGKAGMATCEMCGMVGVRDAFYSKTKRFCSVSCSRSYSSNSKKASILARLQGKPPTKKSKILQKQPLMAKLAAYAQYQANQQNQSKSKSVVPVEDFDWGRYICSNNLFGAPVSCFKHIPIGAFWSDVTEGVRVEVLNSDTHLSTKVYWIAGIVKLAGFRALIRYEGFDNDSSHDFWSNLCVPEIHPVGWCASNGKPLVPPKSIQHKYANWKAFLVKRLTGVKTLPPDFATKVQETMQYPFKKHMRVEVVDKTHLCRTRVALVEQVIGGRLRLVYEESQDGTDDFWCHMYSPLIHCIGWSRSIGHRFKRSDVSKKIDGLMDAPAQLFLKVKDVDQSGDWYKDGMKLEAIDPLNLSAICVATVRKVLADGYLMIGIDGSEAADGSDWFCYHSTSPSIFPAGFCEINSIELTPPRGYTKLPFRWFDYLRETGSIAAPVKLFNKEVPNHGFRDGMKLEAVDLMEPRLVCVATVTRIVHRLLRIHFDGWEDEYDQWVDCESPDLYPVGWCQLTGYQLQPPAAQTTRETPPNVTKQKKKAQQYKGQKKKRKIPVGRRPVGFGGSLRRSSFSDDEEQTPPHFVPHSSGSRRPPTSGVERNCSLNSEASLQLKEETPEVDEFTFSQGISDQESNGSGGYYIKQEP from the exons ATGGAAGACGCTCGGGATttggtgaga GCGGAGCGCAGTTCGCGCACAGAGCGAAAGAGGAGAGACTCATTCGGGATGTTTGATGGCTATGAGAGCAGTGAGGAGTCGAGCAGCAGCACCAGCTCAGAGGACAGCGAAGATGAAGTGCGCAGTATCCCTCCAAGCCTGCCCATCATCAAGAACAATGGACAGGTGTACACTTATCCAGATGGAAAAGCTGGCATGG CAACTTGTGAGATGTGTGGAATGGTTGGAGTACGAGATGCTTTTTACTCAAAAACAAAGAGGTTCTGTAGTGTTTCCTGCTCCAGAAGCTATTCCTCCAATTCTAAAAAAGCCAGCATACTGGCAAGACTTCAG GGTAAACCACCAACGAAAAAGTCTAAAATCTTACAGAAACAGCCCCTAATGGCAAAATTGGCAGCTTATGCACAGTATCAAGCAAATCAGCAGAACCAGTCTAAATCAAAATCAG TGGTTCCTGTTGAGGACTTTGACTGGGGTAGATACATTTGTAGCAATAACCTATTTGGAGCACCAGTAAGTTGTTTTAAGCAT ATACCCATAGGTGCTTTTTGgagtgatgtcactgagggtgtGAGGGTTGAGGTCCTCAATTCTGACACACACCTATCCACCAAAGTTTACTGGATAGCAGGGATTGTTAAATTGGCAG GTTTTCGAGCACTTATACGTTATGAGGGATTTGATAATGACTCAAGCCATGACTTCTGGTCTAACTTATGTGTACCAGAAATCCATCCTGTTGGATGGTGTGCCTCAAATGGAAAACCCCTGGTACCTCCCAAAT CTATCCAACACAAGTACGCTAACTGGAAAGCATTTCTTGTGAAGCGACTCACTGGAGTGAAAACTCTCCCACCTGATTTTGCTACAAAG GTGCAGGAGACCATGCAGTACCCTTTTAAGAAGCATATGCGAGTGGAAGTGGTGGACAAGACTCACCTGTGCCGGACACGCGTGGCGCTGGTGGAACAGGTGATTGGAGGCCGCTTGCGACTTGTTTATGAAGAGAGTCAGGATGGCACAGATGACTTCTGGTGTCACATGTACAGCCCACTCATCCATTGTATTGGCTGGTCGAGGAGTATTGGACACCGCTTTAAAAGATCTG atgTCTCAAAGAAAATCGATGGTCTGATGGATGCCCCTGCCCAGTTATTTTTGAAG GTGAAGGATGTGGACCAGAGTGGAGACTGGTATAAAGATGGCATGAAGTTAGAAGCAATAGACCCTCTCAATCTTTCAGCTATATGTGTTGCTACTGTAAGAAAG GTTTTGGCAGACGGTTACCTCATGATTGGGATTGATGGCTCAGAGGCAGCAGATGGGTCTGATTGGTTCTGCTATCACTCCACCTCGCCTTCTATTTTCCCTGCAGGCTTCTGTGAAATCAACAGCATTGAGCTCACACCCCCAAGAG GGTACACCAAACTGCCATTCAGATGGTTTGACTACCTCAGAGAAACTGGCTCAATAGCAGCCCCTGTGAAGCTCTTTAACAAA GAAGTCCCAAATCATGGTTTTCGTGACGGGATGAAGCTGGAGGCAGTAGACCTGATGGAGCCACGCTTGGTGTGTGTAGCCACTGTTACCAGGATTGTTCACAGACTCTTGCGCATCCATTTTGATGGCTGGGAGGATGAATATGACCAGTGGGTGGACTGTGAGTCTCCAGACCTTTACCCAGTGGGCTGGTGTCAACTCACTGGCTACCAGCTACAGCCGCCTGCTGCACAGA CCACAAGAGAAACACCTCCTAATGTGACAAAGCAGAAAAAGAAAGCTCAGCAGTATAAAGGACAAAAGAAAA AAAGGAAGATTCCAGTTGGGAGGAGACCAGTCGGGTTTGGTGGGTCTCTGAGGAGGAGCAGTTTCTCAGACGATGAAGAGCAGACTCCACCCCATTTTGTGCCCCACTCGTCTGGGTCCAGACGACCTCCCACCTCAGGTGTGGAGCGCAATTGCTCTCTCAACTCAG aGGCCTCGCTGCAGCTAAAGGAAGAGACTCCAGAGGTGGATGAGTTCACCTTCTCGCAGGGCATTTCGGACCAAGAGAGCAACGGCTCTGGCGGTTATTACATCAAACAAGAGCCATGA
- the mbtd1 gene encoding MBT domain-containing protein 1 isoform X4: MEDARDLAERSSRTERKRRDSFGMFDGYESSEESSSSTSSEDSEDEVRSIPPSLPIIKNNGQVYTYPDGKAGMATCEMCGMVGVRDAFYSKTKRFCSVSCSRSYSSNSKKASILARLQGKPPTKKSKILQKQPLMAKLAAYAQYQANQQNQSKSKSVVPVEDFDWGRYICSNNLFGAPVSCFKHIPIGAFWSDVTEGVRVEVLNSDTHLSTKVYWIAGIVKLAGFRALIRYEGFDNDSSHDFWSNLCVPEIHPVGWCASNGKPLVPPKSIQHKYANWKAFLVKRLTGVKTLPPDFATKVQETMQYPFKKHMRVEVVDKTHLCRTRVALVEQVIGGRLRLVYEESQDGTDDFWCHMYSPLIHCIGWSRSIGHRFKRSDVSKKIDGLMDAPAQLFLKVKDVDQSGDWYKDGMKLEAIDPLNLSAICVATVRKVLADGYLMIGIDGSEAADGSDWFCYHSTSPSIFPAGFCEINSIELTPPRGYTKLPFRWFDYLRETGSIAAPVKLFNKEVPNHGFRDGMKLEAVDLMEPRLVCVATVTRIVHRLLRIHFDGWEDEYDQWVDCESPDLYPVGWCQLTGYQLQPPAAQTTRETPPNVTKQKKKAQQYKGQKKKASLQLKEETPEVDEFTFSQGISDQESNGSGGYYIKQEP, encoded by the exons ATGGAAGACGCTCGGGATttg GCGGAGCGCAGTTCGCGCACAGAGCGAAAGAGGAGAGACTCATTCGGGATGTTTGATGGCTATGAGAGCAGTGAGGAGTCGAGCAGCAGCACCAGCTCAGAGGACAGCGAAGATGAAGTGCGCAGTATCCCTCCAAGCCTGCCCATCATCAAGAACAATGGACAGGTGTACACTTATCCAGATGGAAAAGCTGGCATGG CAACTTGTGAGATGTGTGGAATGGTTGGAGTACGAGATGCTTTTTACTCAAAAACAAAGAGGTTCTGTAGTGTTTCCTGCTCCAGAAGCTATTCCTCCAATTCTAAAAAAGCCAGCATACTGGCAAGACTTCAG GGTAAACCACCAACGAAAAAGTCTAAAATCTTACAGAAACAGCCCCTAATGGCAAAATTGGCAGCTTATGCACAGTATCAAGCAAATCAGCAGAACCAGTCTAAATCAAAATCAG TGGTTCCTGTTGAGGACTTTGACTGGGGTAGATACATTTGTAGCAATAACCTATTTGGAGCACCAGTAAGTTGTTTTAAGCAT ATACCCATAGGTGCTTTTTGgagtgatgtcactgagggtgtGAGGGTTGAGGTCCTCAATTCTGACACACACCTATCCACCAAAGTTTACTGGATAGCAGGGATTGTTAAATTGGCAG GTTTTCGAGCACTTATACGTTATGAGGGATTTGATAATGACTCAAGCCATGACTTCTGGTCTAACTTATGTGTACCAGAAATCCATCCTGTTGGATGGTGTGCCTCAAATGGAAAACCCCTGGTACCTCCCAAAT CTATCCAACACAAGTACGCTAACTGGAAAGCATTTCTTGTGAAGCGACTCACTGGAGTGAAAACTCTCCCACCTGATTTTGCTACAAAG GTGCAGGAGACCATGCAGTACCCTTTTAAGAAGCATATGCGAGTGGAAGTGGTGGACAAGACTCACCTGTGCCGGACACGCGTGGCGCTGGTGGAACAGGTGATTGGAGGCCGCTTGCGACTTGTTTATGAAGAGAGTCAGGATGGCACAGATGACTTCTGGTGTCACATGTACAGCCCACTCATCCATTGTATTGGCTGGTCGAGGAGTATTGGACACCGCTTTAAAAGATCTG atgTCTCAAAGAAAATCGATGGTCTGATGGATGCCCCTGCCCAGTTATTTTTGAAG GTGAAGGATGTGGACCAGAGTGGAGACTGGTATAAAGATGGCATGAAGTTAGAAGCAATAGACCCTCTCAATCTTTCAGCTATATGTGTTGCTACTGTAAGAAAG GTTTTGGCAGACGGTTACCTCATGATTGGGATTGATGGCTCAGAGGCAGCAGATGGGTCTGATTGGTTCTGCTATCACTCCACCTCGCCTTCTATTTTCCCTGCAGGCTTCTGTGAAATCAACAGCATTGAGCTCACACCCCCAAGAG GGTACACCAAACTGCCATTCAGATGGTTTGACTACCTCAGAGAAACTGGCTCAATAGCAGCCCCTGTGAAGCTCTTTAACAAA GAAGTCCCAAATCATGGTTTTCGTGACGGGATGAAGCTGGAGGCAGTAGACCTGATGGAGCCACGCTTGGTGTGTGTAGCCACTGTTACCAGGATTGTTCACAGACTCTTGCGCATCCATTTTGATGGCTGGGAGGATGAATATGACCAGTGGGTGGACTGTGAGTCTCCAGACCTTTACCCAGTGGGCTGGTGTCAACTCACTGGCTACCAGCTACAGCCGCCTGCTGCACAGA CCACAAGAGAAACACCTCCTAATGTGACAAAGCAGAAAAAGAAAGCTCAGCAGTATAAAGGACAAAAGAAAA aGGCCTCGCTGCAGCTAAAGGAAGAGACTCCAGAGGTGGATGAGTTCACCTTCTCGCAGGGCATTTCGGACCAAGAGAGCAACGGCTCTGGCGGTTATTACATCAAACAAGAGCCATGA
- the mbtd1 gene encoding MBT domain-containing protein 1 isoform X2: MEDARDLAERSSRTERKRRDSFGMFDGYESSEESSSSTSSEDSEDEVRSIPPSLPIIKNNGQVYTYPDGKAGMATCEMCGMVGVRDAFYSKTKRFCSVSCSRSYSSNSKKASILARLQGKPPTKKSKILQKQPLMAKLAAYAQYQANQQNQSKSKSVVPVEDFDWGRYICSNNLFGAPVSCFKHIPIGAFWSDVTEGVRVEVLNSDTHLSTKVYWIAGIVKLAGFRALIRYEGFDNDSSHDFWSNLCVPEIHPVGWCASNGKPLVPPKSIQHKYANWKAFLVKRLTGVKTLPPDFATKVQETMQYPFKKHMRVEVVDKTHLCRTRVALVEQVIGGRLRLVYEESQDGTDDFWCHMYSPLIHCIGWSRSIGHRFKRSDVSKKIDGLMDAPAQLFLKVKDVDQSGDWYKDGMKLEAIDPLNLSAICVATVRKVLADGYLMIGIDGSEAADGSDWFCYHSTSPSIFPAGFCEINSIELTPPRGYTKLPFRWFDYLRETGSIAAPVKLFNKEVPNHGFRDGMKLEAVDLMEPRLVCVATVTRIVHRLLRIHFDGWEDEYDQWVDCESPDLYPVGWCQLTGYQLQPPAAQTTRETPPNVTKQKKKAQQYKGQKKKRKIPVGRRPVGFGGSLRRSSFSDDEEQTPPHFVPHSSGSRRPPTSGVERNCSLNSEASLQLKEETPEVDEFTFSQGISDQESNGSGGYYIKQEP; encoded by the exons ATGGAAGACGCTCGGGATttg GCGGAGCGCAGTTCGCGCACAGAGCGAAAGAGGAGAGACTCATTCGGGATGTTTGATGGCTATGAGAGCAGTGAGGAGTCGAGCAGCAGCACCAGCTCAGAGGACAGCGAAGATGAAGTGCGCAGTATCCCTCCAAGCCTGCCCATCATCAAGAACAATGGACAGGTGTACACTTATCCAGATGGAAAAGCTGGCATGG CAACTTGTGAGATGTGTGGAATGGTTGGAGTACGAGATGCTTTTTACTCAAAAACAAAGAGGTTCTGTAGTGTTTCCTGCTCCAGAAGCTATTCCTCCAATTCTAAAAAAGCCAGCATACTGGCAAGACTTCAG GGTAAACCACCAACGAAAAAGTCTAAAATCTTACAGAAACAGCCCCTAATGGCAAAATTGGCAGCTTATGCACAGTATCAAGCAAATCAGCAGAACCAGTCTAAATCAAAATCAG TGGTTCCTGTTGAGGACTTTGACTGGGGTAGATACATTTGTAGCAATAACCTATTTGGAGCACCAGTAAGTTGTTTTAAGCAT ATACCCATAGGTGCTTTTTGgagtgatgtcactgagggtgtGAGGGTTGAGGTCCTCAATTCTGACACACACCTATCCACCAAAGTTTACTGGATAGCAGGGATTGTTAAATTGGCAG GTTTTCGAGCACTTATACGTTATGAGGGATTTGATAATGACTCAAGCCATGACTTCTGGTCTAACTTATGTGTACCAGAAATCCATCCTGTTGGATGGTGTGCCTCAAATGGAAAACCCCTGGTACCTCCCAAAT CTATCCAACACAAGTACGCTAACTGGAAAGCATTTCTTGTGAAGCGACTCACTGGAGTGAAAACTCTCCCACCTGATTTTGCTACAAAG GTGCAGGAGACCATGCAGTACCCTTTTAAGAAGCATATGCGAGTGGAAGTGGTGGACAAGACTCACCTGTGCCGGACACGCGTGGCGCTGGTGGAACAGGTGATTGGAGGCCGCTTGCGACTTGTTTATGAAGAGAGTCAGGATGGCACAGATGACTTCTGGTGTCACATGTACAGCCCACTCATCCATTGTATTGGCTGGTCGAGGAGTATTGGACACCGCTTTAAAAGATCTG atgTCTCAAAGAAAATCGATGGTCTGATGGATGCCCCTGCCCAGTTATTTTTGAAG GTGAAGGATGTGGACCAGAGTGGAGACTGGTATAAAGATGGCATGAAGTTAGAAGCAATAGACCCTCTCAATCTTTCAGCTATATGTGTTGCTACTGTAAGAAAG GTTTTGGCAGACGGTTACCTCATGATTGGGATTGATGGCTCAGAGGCAGCAGATGGGTCTGATTGGTTCTGCTATCACTCCACCTCGCCTTCTATTTTCCCTGCAGGCTTCTGTGAAATCAACAGCATTGAGCTCACACCCCCAAGAG GGTACACCAAACTGCCATTCAGATGGTTTGACTACCTCAGAGAAACTGGCTCAATAGCAGCCCCTGTGAAGCTCTTTAACAAA GAAGTCCCAAATCATGGTTTTCGTGACGGGATGAAGCTGGAGGCAGTAGACCTGATGGAGCCACGCTTGGTGTGTGTAGCCACTGTTACCAGGATTGTTCACAGACTCTTGCGCATCCATTTTGATGGCTGGGAGGATGAATATGACCAGTGGGTGGACTGTGAGTCTCCAGACCTTTACCCAGTGGGCTGGTGTCAACTCACTGGCTACCAGCTACAGCCGCCTGCTGCACAGA CCACAAGAGAAACACCTCCTAATGTGACAAAGCAGAAAAAGAAAGCTCAGCAGTATAAAGGACAAAAGAAAA AAAGGAAGATTCCAGTTGGGAGGAGACCAGTCGGGTTTGGTGGGTCTCTGAGGAGGAGCAGTTTCTCAGACGATGAAGAGCAGACTCCACCCCATTTTGTGCCCCACTCGTCTGGGTCCAGACGACCTCCCACCTCAGGTGTGGAGCGCAATTGCTCTCTCAACTCAG aGGCCTCGCTGCAGCTAAAGGAAGAGACTCCAGAGGTGGATGAGTTCACCTTCTCGCAGGGCATTTCGGACCAAGAGAGCAACGGCTCTGGCGGTTATTACATCAAACAAGAGCCATGA